In the Candidatus Ancaeobacter aquaticus genome, GCGTATGAATGAATATGTAAAGAAGGCCGGTATGAGAGTTATGGGATGCACAAACTCAGCAGCAGAACAGCGAGGTTTGTTCGAAGCCGGCGCTTGCGGTGTTATAGTTGACAATGTATCTGAAGCAAAAAAGGTATTTAATAAAGTCCGCATCGTATTGATCAAAAAAGAAATTGAGAAATCCCCAAAAAATTTTCCGAACGATATCAAAAAGCTTCAACTGCAGGGAAAATTGCCCACTATTGGCGGCGTTAAAACTGTTGACGAATTTTTGAAGGAAACGAAAGGTGAAAATATTCCGCTTGTTTTGGGAGGATCCGGTTTTATCGGGTCGCATATGGCGGATAAGTTTCTGGCAAAGGGTGAAAAGGTCGCGATTTTAGTGAGGGGATTTGATAAAGAAAGGCTCGTAAACAATCAAGAACAGTTTAATAATCCAAATTTCTATTGTGTTGGTATCGATGATATGTTCAAAGATGCGGAAGGTTTAGGAAAGATGATTGAGCATAGTTCGGTTGTCTATGATTTTGCGGCTGATGCAGGAGCAAAAGAGATCGATTATCGAAAGGTAGTCAACCTTTTTGCCGTTAACGGCCTTTTAACAGGGCTCATCTCTGAATTGGCGATGAAATATAATAAAAAGGTTGTATATGCATCGACAGGACATTTCCTGCTATTCGTGGATGATCAGGATGCTTCAGTAAACGAGCAAACCCCTCTGCCGATTAAAGGAGAGGTCAGAGATTGGATAAAACAGGCCAGGAAGGATTTTTCGGAATATTTGACTCGATATATTAGAGGCGAAGAAGTCACGTCTCCATTTGAATATGTTGATAAGTATTTGCATAGAGTAGGAAGTGAATTAGGAGATTTGCAGGGATTTTTTGGCTTAGACCAGATATATGGGATATCAAAGGTTTTAGGCGAGGAATTTGTTAAGAACTCAAACCCGGGGAATGGGGTGATTTTAAGGTTCTGTAATGTGTATGGGCCAAGATGCAGTCAAAGTGATGTTATTGGATCGGTGACAAAACGGCTTAAAGACGGCAAAGAGATATCCCCGTCGACAGACAGCCGGCAGTTTATATATGTGAGGGACCTGACCGATGCCGTTAGAAAGGCCGGAGTAAAACATTTTAATAAGAATGAGATGTTTCTCATATCTCCAACTGGCCCTGCGGTAACCATGAAAGTTCTATTAAAAGAAATAGTGAATGCGTTTTCTGGGGAAGCCCGCTCGTTTGAAGCAAAACCAAATTCGAGGGTGATAATAGCGCCGCCGTTTAATTCTTCAAAGGCGCAGGCTGTATTGGGTTTGAAGATAAGGACTGACTTGAGAAAAGGGATTAAAGAGACGGTGGAATGGTTCAAGAAAAAATATGGTTATTTTGAACCGGCTAAGCCCAATATCGAAAATCATATGAAAGGTAGTGAGCTGGCAGATAGGGCGGCGTAAAATCCCATAGGTGTTAAGTTAAGGGTATAAAAATCTCTAGGTTCTTGACAAACCCTAATTTAGCAGGTATAATGCGGTCATATATGCGCAATACAAGAATTGTGTGTTTATGTGTAGTGTATTTGTGTGAAAGGGTGTAGCTATGTGTAAAAATAGAGTGTTTTTAAAGTTGATTGGCTTCTTAGTATTGTGGATTTTTCTGCTTCAGCAGATTGGATGGACAGACTTCTCTCGGTATACCCTTGCCCCTAAGTTTGATCGCCATACTCTTGAAGATATGAAAGAAGAAGCTGACGAGAGACTTGCGCAGATGTCATTCATTTTATCCGAATCCGACAAACGTGCGATTGAGAAGCTGAATAAATTACTTGGTGGTGTCAGGGCTATGAACACAAAAAAGGGTTTTTTTGCTGCGGATGAAAAAAGAATCAAAAGAACGCATTATTTAATTTCCCAGTTATCCAGGATACTGAAACAATATTATGACATTGATTATAAGATTGACGACACCGCTTCGAATGTGGATTTTCTGGTGCAGGGCAGTTCGACATCAATAATACCTATTATGTTGACTTTGACAAACGGCCAGAGGTATGTTTTGAAAGGATGCGGTCCGGAACTCTACAAGAACACTCCGGAAGATATTAAATTTATTATCAGCACTCAGAATGAGATGAGAAGATGTAGATTTCCTGTCCCTGAGCTTAAAAAGACAAATTCGCAAAATGGCAATCCGCTTGATTATACTATTAAGTTTATGGGAAGGTATTGGATGTTGGAAGAATTCAGAAGTGAGGGTGAATATAAAGAAGAATTTCGCTGGCAACCTGACAAAGTTGATAGTGTCCTTCGTCTTGCAGCCCAGATCCAAAATAGGCTAAATCCTCGGAGACTATTTGGCAGACGTATACCTAAACGTCCTATGGTGGATTATATAACCGGCCATAAAGATATAGTTTTTAGTAAAGCTGCCCAAAACGGTCTTGGGGAAAGACAGGCTCTATTCGATCAGAACAACAAATTTATTTCTGCCCAGCACAAATTGGTTAAGGAAAATCTTAAGATACCCGAAGATGATTATGTCTTCATTCACTCTGATCTGGACACCAACGTCAGGCACGGCCCAAATGGCACTATCTCAACTATATATGATATGGCTTCAGTGAGGTATGATTATAAGCTTAGAGAGCTTAATGTGATTATTATGAATGTTTTGACAGATGATCCTGCGACGTTGTACGAAAATCTTTTGCGGTTTATGTGCGTATATCAAAGAGAGCTGGATCCGGATAAAAAACTTTCAAACAAAGAACTCACTTTTTTTATTAAATATGGTCTTAGGAGTTTTTTTCTGATAGACGCATATTTGTATGCCTTTGGTTCTAGAGAGATCGATTATGCAAGTGCTGTGAAGGTATTGGATTCATTCAAGATGTATGCGAATTTATTCGACACGGATAAAAAGATCGCACAATTTATCGATCAAATCAATAAGGTTCAAATCTTAGCACAAGTACCCAAAAAAGTTGCAGAAGAATTTGGCTTAGATGTACAAAATATTAGAACGATATCAGGTGGGGGTGCAATGGCTAGCAGACCGATTTTTGTTCTTTCTACTCCTGGTGGTCAAATACCAATTAAACGACTGAACGTTTTTAATGAAGAGGGAGCAAAACTTATTATACATTACATGTTGTATTTACAGAGCAACGGTATCCCGATAAAAATAATGCCTAAAAAGGGTACTGATGGGAGTAAGCTAGCGCACTATTATACAAAAGTGTTAATTAAAGAAACTGGGAAGTATGAATATTACCATATTGAACGTTGGGGGGAGGGCAGACAAATATCCCGTGCTGATGCATCAAATTTGCCGGAAACTTTAAAGGCAGTTGGCCGTATGTTGGGGAAAATTCATAAATTGTCTAGAAACTATAAGAGTCCTTACCAAAGTCACCCTAAATCTTACTCCTTTTCTAGAACGGTAGGGCGAATAGTTGATCCCGCAGAACAATGGAGACAAAAGATTAAAAATTACTTGTCAGAGAAAGAATCTGAGTTGTTGGACCGTGTAACGGAGGAGGTTCGTAATTATTGGACTTCTGAACGTTTTAACTCTTTTTTGCAACATATGATTCCATCCGACCTTAACTTTGCAAACCTTATATTTGATGAATCGGGCATTGACATTATTCAATCTATTGATTGGGACCAAATAAGGGTTGCTTGTCCGTTGGAGGACTTCTTTGCAACGCTAATTCAAACAGGCCGAAGAGAGGAAGGTCTTTATGTGGGGCCATTAAGGGATGATTTGAATATTTTTTTAGAAGGTTACAAGGAAACTGCTGGTGATATTTTTACGGATGAAGATCGTTTGAGGCTTCCTGCTTTTTTTAATACCCCGATTCTTGTTCATATGTTTTATAATGCAATATTTCTTGACGAAGCCCCTAGTCTACATGCAAAAAATCTTTCAAAAATTAAAATGCAGCTCAAAACACTAAAAGATATCCGATCTGAGTTAGGAACAATACCAGAAGCTGAAAAGGCTTTAGAATCTTACCAGTTAGAACTTACTAAATCTTCGGAAGAACCAGGACCAGCTGCAATTGACAAATCTTTAAATGAATCTCAAGATGCAGATGCTTTGTTAGGAGCTAGTTTATAATAGATT is a window encoding:
- a CDS encoding phosphotransferase; its protein translation is MCKNRVFLKLIGFLVLWIFLLQQIGWTDFSRYTLAPKFDRHTLEDMKEEADERLAQMSFILSESDKRAIEKLNKLLGGVRAMNTKKGFFAADEKRIKRTHYLISQLSRILKQYYDIDYKIDDTASNVDFLVQGSSTSIIPIMLTLTNGQRYVLKGCGPELYKNTPEDIKFIISTQNEMRRCRFPVPELKKTNSQNGNPLDYTIKFMGRYWMLEEFRSEGEYKEEFRWQPDKVDSVLRLAAQIQNRLNPRRLFGRRIPKRPMVDYITGHKDIVFSKAAQNGLGERQALFDQNNKFISAQHKLVKENLKIPEDDYVFIHSDLDTNVRHGPNGTISTIYDMASVRYDYKLRELNVIIMNVLTDDPATLYENLLRFMCVYQRELDPDKKLSNKELTFFIKYGLRSFFLIDAYLYAFGSREIDYASAVKVLDSFKMYANLFDTDKKIAQFIDQINKVQILAQVPKKVAEEFGLDVQNIRTISGGGAMASRPIFVLSTPGGQIPIKRLNVFNEEGAKLIIHYMLYLQSNGIPIKIMPKKGTDGSKLAHYYTKVLIKETGKYEYYHIERWGEGRQISRADASNLPETLKAVGRMLGKIHKLSRNYKSPYQSHPKSYSFSRTVGRIVDPAEQWRQKIKNYLSEKESELLDRVTEEVRNYWTSERFNSFLQHMIPSDLNFANLIFDESGIDIIQSIDWDQIRVACPLEDFFATLIQTGRREEGLYVGPLRDDLNIFLEGYKETAGDIFTDEDRLRLPAFFNTPILVHMFYNAIFLDEAPSLHAKNLSKIKMQLKTLKDIRSELGTIPEAEKALESYQLELTKSSEEPGPAAIDKSLNESQDADALLGASL